Proteins encoded together in one Fluviicola sp. window:
- the rpsD gene encoding 30S ribosomal protein S4 encodes MARYTGPKSKIARRFRDPIFGPDKSLDKRQYGPGQHGPNKRRGGKQSEYAIQLGEKQKAKYTYGILERQFSNLFKKASRMKGITGEVLLQLCEARLDNTVYRLGIAPSRRAARQLVTHKHIVVNGEVVNIPSYTLRVGDVVSVREKSKSLEAIAASLTASTNKRYDWLDWDNSSKSGKFLSLPSRDMIPENIKEQLIVELYSK; translated from the coding sequence ATGGCAAGATATACAGGCCCAAAATCGAAAATTGCCCGTCGTTTCCGCGACCCAATTTTCGGTCCGGATAAATCTCTGGACAAAAGACAATATGGACCAGGACAACACGGACCAAACAAGCGCCGTGGTGGAAAGCAGTCAGAGTACGCTATCCAGCTTGGTGAAAAACAAAAAGCAAAGTATACTTACGGTATCCTTGAGCGTCAATTCTCGAACTTGTTCAAGAAAGCATCCCGCATGAAAGGTATTACAGGTGAAGTATTGTTGCAATTGTGTGAAGCTCGTTTGGACAACACAGTATACCGTTTAGGAATCGCTCCTTCCCGTCGTGCTGCTCGTCAGTTGGTTACTCACAAACACATCGTGGTAAACGGAGAAGTAGTAAACATTCCTTCTTATACACTACGTGTTGGTGATGTAGTAAGCGTTCGTGAAAAGTCTAAGTCTTTGGAAGCAATCGCTGCTTCATTGACAGCTTCAACAAACAAGCGTTACGATTGGTTGGATTGGGATAATTCATCTAAGTCAGGAAAGTTCTTGAGCCTTCCTTCCCGTGACATGATTCCTGAGAACATCAAGGAACAACTAATCGTCGAACTTTACTCTAAGTAA
- the rpsK gene encoding 30S ribosomal protein S11 has product MAKANQKKKKNVKVDAAGEAHIQATFNNVIISLTNNAGQVISWSSAGKMGFKGSKKNTPYAAQVAAEDASKEAHDFGLRRVRVFVKGPGAGRESAIRAIHNHGIEVIEIIDVTPLPHNGCRPPKRRRV; this is encoded by the coding sequence ATGGCAAAAGCAAATCAAAAGAAGAAGAAAAACGTCAAAGTAGACGCAGCGGGTGAAGCGCATATCCAAGCTACCTTCAACAATGTGATTATTTCTTTGACGAACAACGCTGGTCAGGTTATTTCCTGGTCATCCGCTGGAAAAATGGGCTTCAAAGGTTCTAAAAAGAACACTCCGTATGCTGCACAGGTTGCTGCTGAGGATGCATCTAAAGAAGCACATGACTTCGGATTACGTAGAGTGCGTGTATTTGTGAAAGGACCAGGTGCTGGTCGTGAATCAGCTATCCGTGCAATTCACAATCATGGGATCGAAGTGATCGAGATCATCGATGTAACTCCGCTTCCGCACAATGGTTGTCGTCCTCCAAAAAGACGTCGCGTTTAA
- the carA gene encoding glutamine-hydrolyzing carbamoyl-phosphate synthase small subunit, with the protein MEERKPALLVLEDGTVFYGKATGKIGTTTGEIAFNTGMTGYQEVFTDPSYYGQILVMTTSHIGNYGVNPEEVESETVKIAGLVTKKFAENFSRSSAVSNLNDYLVDNDKVGITDIDTRSLVRHIRHKGAMNAIISSEILDEKALQKQVKEVPSMDGLELSSKVATKTAYEMGDPNSSLRVALLDFGVKKNIVRCLADRGCLVKVFPMNTTLEELKAFNPDGYMLSNGPGDPSAMPNEIALVKELVEVGTPVFGICLGHQILGLSQGLKTEKMFNGHRGINHPVMNLITGKGEITSQNHGFVIAKDSVASNPRIKVTHEHLNDQTIAGIMLTDKPVFSVQYHPEASAGPHDSRYLFDQFIENMKNAAAKK; encoded by the coding sequence ATGGAAGAACGCAAGCCTGCGCTCCTGGTCCTGGAGGATGGAACAGTATTTTACGGCAAAGCAACCGGAAAGATTGGAACAACAACCGGAGAAATTGCCTTTAACACGGGAATGACCGGTTATCAAGAGGTGTTTACTGATCCTTCTTATTATGGGCAAATACTAGTCATGACGACTTCCCATATTGGTAATTACGGTGTAAACCCGGAAGAAGTGGAATCCGAAACGGTAAAAATTGCCGGGTTGGTAACCAAAAAATTCGCAGAGAACTTCTCAAGATCCTCTGCAGTATCAAATCTGAATGATTATTTAGTGGATAACGACAAAGTGGGGATCACCGATATTGATACCCGTTCCCTGGTTCGTCATATCCGCCATAAAGGTGCTATGAACGCCATTATTTCTTCCGAGATTTTGGATGAGAAGGCCCTTCAGAAACAAGTAAAAGAAGTTCCTTCCATGGATGGATTGGAATTGTCTTCCAAAGTAGCTACCAAAACAGCTTACGAAATGGGAGATCCGAACAGTTCTTTGAGAGTGGCTTTGCTTGATTTCGGAGTGAAAAAGAACATTGTGCGTTGTTTGGCCGATAGAGGTTGTCTGGTGAAGGTATTCCCGATGAACACGACCCTGGAAGAATTGAAAGCGTTCAATCCGGATGGATATATGTTGTCAAACGGCCCCGGAGATCCGTCTGCCATGCCGAACGAAATTGCTTTGGTAAAAGAATTGGTCGAAGTGGGGACACCGGTTTTCGGAATTTGTTTGGGACACCAGATCCTGGGGCTTAGCCAGGGATTGAAAACCGAAAAGATGTTTAACGGTCACAGAGGAATTAACCACCCGGTTATGAACCTGATTACCGGAAAAGGAGAGATTACCTCCCAAAATCACGGATTCGTTATCGCAAAAGATAGCGTAGCATCCAATCCTCGGATTAAAGTGACTCACGAACACCTGAACGATCAAACGATCGCCGGGATTATGCTGACAGACAAACCGGTCTTTTCAGTACAATATCACCCGGAAGCGTCAGCAGGACCGCACGATTCCCGCTATTTGTTCGATCAGTTTATTGAGAATATGAAAAACGCTGCTGCGAAAAAATAG
- the rpmJ gene encoding 50S ribosomal protein L36 → MKVRASVKKRSADCKIVKRKGRVYVINKKNPKLKQRQG, encoded by the coding sequence ATGAAAGTAAGAGCTTCAGTAAAAAAGCGTTCTGCAGATTGCAAGATCGTTAAAAGAAAAGGAAGAGTTTACGTGATTAACAAGAAGAATCCTAAACTAAAACAAAGACAAGGGTAA
- the secY gene encoding preprotein translocase subunit SecY: MKRFIQNIKNIWKVEELRKRILLTLFLILVYRIGSFIMLPGVNAEAVLANASRKGGDNVLESLLSMFSGGGFTNVSIMALGIMPYISASIIMQLLGMAVPAVQKMQNEGESGRKQINTYTRILTIIICAVQAPSYISLYASSIKGALPADLSMLWWTTAVSCMVAGSMFAVWLGERITDKGIGNGISLLITVGILSRLPSSFLTEMAANKNFPLKIVLEIIVFMLIVLGTILIVQGVRKVPLNTAKRVVGARAVDEQGARNYLPLKVNASGVMPIIFAQAIMTIPVMIFSQQKDGGVIQYALGDTHGVPYNALLALLIIVFTYFYTAIMINPRKMADDLKRSGGFIPGVRPGDETAEYIDSLVSRITLPGSIFLALIAILPSIAYACNITSGFEYFFGGTSLLIMVGVVLDTLQQIESYLLNRHMDGLMEGSRVRGRRSINEMSSGF, encoded by the coding sequence ATGAAACGGTTTATACAAAACATAAAAAACATCTGGAAAGTAGAAGAATTAAGAAAGCGTATCTTATTGACGCTTTTCTTAATTCTCGTATACCGTATCGGATCGTTTATCATGTTGCCTGGTGTGAATGCAGAAGCAGTACTTGCAAATGCATCCCGCAAAGGAGGTGACAACGTGCTTGAATCATTGTTATCGATGTTCTCCGGTGGAGGGTTTACCAACGTGTCCATTATGGCGCTTGGTATCATGCCTTACATTAGTGCTTCGATCATTATGCAGTTATTGGGGATGGCAGTTCCTGCTGTTCAGAAAATGCAGAATGAAGGTGAATCAGGTAGAAAACAAATCAATACGTATACGCGTATATTGACGATTATCATCTGTGCTGTTCAGGCACCGAGTTATATTTCGTTGTATGCGTCTAGTATCAAGGGTGCGCTGCCTGCTGATCTATCCATGTTATGGTGGACCACAGCGGTGTCTTGTATGGTTGCCGGTTCAATGTTTGCTGTATGGTTAGGTGAACGCATTACAGATAAGGGAATCGGGAATGGTATTTCGTTATTGATTACCGTAGGGATCTTGTCCCGTCTCCCATCTTCTTTCCTTACTGAAATGGCTGCTAACAAAAATTTCCCGCTTAAAATTGTTTTGGAGATCATCGTATTCATGCTTATCGTACTTGGAACAATCCTGATTGTTCAAGGTGTGCGTAAAGTTCCTCTAAACACAGCAAAACGTGTTGTTGGAGCAAGAGCAGTAGATGAGCAGGGAGCTAGAAACTATTTGCCTTTGAAGGTAAATGCTTCCGGTGTAATGCCGATCATCTTCGCGCAAGCGATCATGACTATCCCGGTAATGATTTTCTCTCAGCAAAAAGACGGTGGTGTTATTCAATACGCGTTAGGAGATACACATGGTGTACCTTACAACGCATTGTTAGCGCTTTTGATTATCGTATTTACGTACTTCTACACTGCTATTATGATCAACCCACGTAAAATGGCTGATGATTTGAAGCGCAGTGGAGGATTTATCCCTGGCGTTCGTCCGGGAGATGAAACTGCCGAGTATATCGATTCATTGGTATCACGCATTACTTTGCCTGGATCTATCTTCCTTGCATTGATCGCGATCTTGCCATCTATTGCATATGCTTGTAATATTACTTCTGGTTTTGAGTATTTCTTCGGAGGAACTTCGTTGTTAATCATGGTAGGAGTAGTTTTAGATACCCTTCAGCAAATTGAATCTTACTTATTGAACCGCCACATGGATGGTTTGATGGAAGGATCACGTGTGAGAGGAAGAAGAAGTATAAACGAAATGTCATCAGGTTTCTAG
- a CDS encoding DNA-directed RNA polymerase subunit alpha: MAILDFQKPDKVIMIQSDERKGQFEFRPLEPGYGITVGNALRRILLSSLEGYAISSVRIEGVDHEFATLKGVVEDVTEIVLNLKQVRFKQQIEGTDNETVVVSISGQDKLTAGDLGKFTSGFQVLNPDLVICNMESSVKLEMELTIIKGRGYLPAEENKTGNSPFGTIFIDSIFTPVVNVKYTIENYRVEQKTDYEKLVLELTTDGSIHPKDALKEAAKILIHHFMLFSDERITLDSEVKSETEEFDETSLHMRQLLKTKLVDMDLSVRALNCLKAADVETLGDLVSYNKNDLLKFRNFGKKSLTELEDLVDSKGLNFGMNVAKYKLDKD, translated from the coding sequence ATGGCAATTTTAGATTTTCAAAAGCCTGACAAGGTAATTATGATCCAGTCGGACGAGCGTAAGGGACAATTTGAGTTCCGCCCGCTTGAGCCAGGATACGGAATCACAGTAGGAAACGCATTGCGTCGTATCTTACTTTCTTCATTGGAAGGATACGCAATTTCATCTGTTCGCATCGAAGGTGTAGACCACGAGTTTGCAACATTGAAAGGAGTAGTTGAAGACGTTACCGAGATCGTATTGAACTTGAAACAAGTGCGTTTCAAACAACAAATCGAGGGAACGGATAACGAAACAGTAGTTGTTTCTATTTCCGGACAAGATAAATTGACTGCAGGTGATTTAGGAAAATTCACATCCGGATTCCAGGTATTAAACCCGGATTTGGTGATTTGTAACATGGAAAGCTCCGTTAAACTGGAGATGGAATTGACAATCATCAAAGGACGTGGTTACCTTCCTGCTGAGGAAAACAAAACGGGTAACTCACCGTTCGGAACGATCTTTATCGATTCGATCTTTACGCCGGTTGTGAACGTGAAATACACGATCGAAAACTACCGTGTAGAGCAAAAAACGGATTACGAGAAATTGGTTTTGGAATTGACAACAGACGGTTCCATTCATCCGAAAGATGCTTTGAAAGAAGCTGCAAAAATCTTGATCCACCACTTTATGTTGTTCTCAGATGAGCGCATCACTTTGGATAGTGAAGTGAAGTCTGAAACAGAGGAGTTTGATGAGACATCATTGCACATGCGTCAGTTGTTGAAAACAAAATTAGTAGATATGGACCTTTCAGTTCGTGCACTAAACTGTTTGAAAGCTGCAGACGTTGAAACATTGGGAGATCTTGTTTCTTACAACAAGAACGACTTATTGAAGTTCCGTAATTTCGGTAAGAAATCCTTGACTGAGTTGGAAGACTTGGTAGATTCTAAAGGATTGAACTTCGGAATGAACGTTGCTAAATACAAATTAGATAAAGACTAG
- the infA gene encoding translation initiation factor IF-1: MAKQASIEQDGTIIEALSNAMFRVELENGHVITAHISGKMRMFYIKILPGDRVKVEMSPYDLTKGRISFRYK; this comes from the coding sequence ATGGCTAAACAGGCATCTATAGAACAAGACGGAACGATTATCGAAGCATTGTCAAATGCAATGTTTCGTGTCGAGTTGGAGAATGGACACGTGATTACGGCGCACATTTCAGGAAAGATGAGAATGTTCTACATTAAAATCCTTCCGGGTGACCGTGTGAAAGTGGAAATGTCTCCGTATGATTTAACTAAAGGACGTATTTCTTTCCGCTACAAATAA
- the rplQ gene encoding 50S ribosomal protein L17 — protein MRHGKKHNHLGRKTAHRHAMLSNMACSLIEHKRISTTIAKAKALRVYVEPILTKSKDDSTHNRRTAFSYLKSKEAVTELFRTIAPKIADRPGGYTRIIRTGYRLGDNAEMCLIELVDFNEVYTSGEKKTTTRRSRRGGSTAKKADAAPAADVVEEAVVVEETPATEEVKAESAAADETPAEEASNETEEKTEE, from the coding sequence ATGAGACACGGAAAAAAACACAACCATCTTGGTAGAAAGACAGCTCACAGACACGCAATGTTGTCTAACATGGCTTGTTCTTTAATCGAGCACAAAAGAATCTCTACAACAATCGCTAAAGCAAAAGCTTTGCGTGTATACGTAGAACCGATTTTAACAAAATCAAAAGACGATTCAACTCACAACCGTCGTACAGCTTTCTCTTACCTGAAAAGCAAAGAGGCAGTTACTGAGTTGTTCCGTACAATTGCTCCGAAAATTGCTGACCGTCCGGGAGGATACACACGTATTATCCGCACAGGTTACCGTTTAGGGGATAACGCGGAAATGTGTTTGATCGAGTTGGTTGATTTCAACGAAGTATACACTTCAGGAGAGAAGAAAACAACAACACGTCGTTCACGTCGTGGTGGATCTACAGCTAAGAAAGCTGATGCGGCTCCTGCTGCTGACGTAGTTGAAGAAGCAGTAGTTGTTGAAGAAACTCCGGCAACTGAGGAAGTAAAAGCAGAATCTGCTGCGGCAGATGAAACACCAGCTGAAGAAGCATCTAACGAAACAGAAGAGAAAACGGAAGAGTAA
- the rplO gene encoding 50S ribosomal protein L15, protein MNLNNLTPAKGSVLSDKRIGRGHGSGGGGTATRGHKGAKSRSGYSKKIGFEGGQMPLQRRVPKFGFKNINRVEYKAINLDAIQSLVDRKNVTDITIEVLRENGLVSRNDLVKILGRGELKSKVTVSAHKFSSSAKAGIEAQGGSISEI, encoded by the coding sequence ATGAATTTAAATAATTTAACACCTGCTAAAGGATCCGTTCTATCTGATAAGAGAATCGGTCGTGGACACGGTTCCGGAGGTGGTGGTACTGCTACGCGCGGTCACAAAGGAGCGAAATCCCGTTCCGGTTATTCTAAGAAAATCGGATTCGAAGGAGGACAAATGCCGTTACAACGTCGTGTTCCTAAATTCGGATTCAAAAACATCAATCGTGTTGAATACAAAGCAATCAACTTAGATGCTATTCAATCATTGGTTGATCGTAAGAATGTAACTGATATTACTATCGAAGTACTACGTGAAAACGGTTTGGTATCTCGTAATGACCTGGTAAAAATCTTAGGTCGCGGAGAACTTAAATCGAAAGTAACAGTAAGTGCACACAAGTTTTCTTCTTCTGCAAAAGCAGGAATTGAAGCTCAAGGTGGTTCTATTTCAGAAATCTAA
- the rpsM gene encoding 30S ribosomal protein S13: MARIAGIDLPKNKRGVIGLTYIFGIGRSTAKKVLTSNGIDENIKVQDWNDDQIALIRNSIAEIKTEGQLRSEIQLNIKRLMDIGCTRGIRHRAGLPLRGQRTKNNSRTRKGRRKTVANKKKATK, from the coding sequence ATGGCACGTATTGCAGGTATTGATCTACCAAAAAACAAGAGAGGTGTAATCGGTTTGACGTACATCTTTGGAATTGGCCGCAGCACGGCTAAGAAAGTGTTGACATCAAACGGAATTGATGAAAACATCAAAGTACAGGACTGGAATGACGATCAGATCGCTTTGATCCGTAACTCCATCGCTGAGATTAAAACAGAAGGACAGTTGCGTTCTGAGATTCAGTTGAACATTAAGCGTTTGATGGATATCGGATGTACACGTGGAATTCGTCACCGTGCAGGTCTTCCATTGAGAGGTCAGCGTACGAAAAACAACTCTCGTACTAGAAAAGGTAGAAGAAAAACAGTTGCTAACAAGAAGAAAGCAACTAAGTAA
- the rpmD gene encoding 50S ribosomal protein L30, with translation MATIKIKQVRSAIKRPARQVATIQALGFRRLNQVIEKEATPQILGMIKKVAHLVEVVE, from the coding sequence ATGGCAACAATTAAAATCAAACAAGTTCGCAGTGCTATCAAACGTCCGGCTCGTCAGGTAGCTACAATCCAGGCGTTAGGATTCCGCCGTTTGAACCAGGTAATTGAGAAAGAAGCAACTCCGCAAATTCTTGGAATGATCAAGAAGGTAGCGCATTTGGTAGAAGTTGTAGAATAA
- the eno gene encoding phosphopyruvate hydratase, with amino-acid sequence MSYIARIVGRQVLDSRGNPTVEVDVYTTNGAVGRAAVPSGASTGVHEAVELRDGDKSVYLGKGVLKAVENVNSIIAEELIGMDIFDQKLIDRVLLELDGTPNKSKLGANAILGTSLAVAKAAAQEAGLSLFKYVGGVGATTMPVPMMNILNGGSHADNLIDIQEFMVMPFGAASFSEGLRWGTEIFHHLKSVLKDKGMSTNVGDEGGFAPNLGSNEEAIQVVLQAIEKAGFKPGIDVHIALDAASSEFYNAEKGLYLFESTGDSMTSSQMVDFWADWCSKYPIVSIEDGLAEDDWAGWKEATDKLGNKVQLVGDDLFVTNTKRLSQGIEQGIANSILVKVNQIGSLSETIEAVQMATRNSYTSVMSHRSGETEDNTIADLAVALNCGQIKTGSASRSDRMAKYNQLLRIEEELGETAYYPGKNFRFL; translated from the coding sequence ATGAGTTATATCGCACGCATTGTCGGAAGACAAGTTTTAGATTCAAGAGGTAATCCAACGGTAGAAGTGGATGTTTACACTACAAACGGCGCAGTTGGAAGAGCTGCAGTTCCTTCGGGAGCTTCCACCGGTGTTCACGAAGCAGTTGAATTGCGCGACGGAGACAAATCCGTTTACCTTGGAAAAGGAGTTTTGAAAGCAGTTGAGAATGTCAATTCGATCATTGCTGAAGAATTGATCGGGATGGATATTTTCGATCAGAAACTGATTGACCGTGTTTTGTTGGAATTGGACGGGACTCCGAATAAATCGAAATTAGGAGCAAATGCAATCCTTGGAACTTCTTTGGCGGTTGCAAAAGCTGCTGCACAGGAAGCAGGGTTGAGCTTATTTAAATACGTAGGTGGTGTTGGTGCTACAACCATGCCGGTTCCGATGATGAATATCCTGAACGGAGGTTCACACGCAGATAACCTGATCGATATCCAGGAATTCATGGTCATGCCGTTCGGAGCGGCTTCTTTCTCGGAAGGATTGCGTTGGGGAACGGAGATTTTCCACCATTTGAAATCCGTTTTGAAAGACAAGGGAATGTCTACGAATGTGGGTGATGAAGGAGGTTTTGCACCGAATTTGGGATCCAATGAAGAGGCAATCCAGGTCGTTTTACAAGCTATTGAAAAAGCAGGGTTCAAACCGGGAATCGATGTACACATTGCATTGGACGCGGCATCTTCCGAATTTTACAATGCGGAAAAAGGATTGTACCTATTTGAATCCACGGGAGATTCTATGACCTCTTCCCAAATGGTTGATTTTTGGGCCGACTGGTGCAGTAAATACCCGATTGTATCTATCGAAGACGGATTGGCAGAAGACGATTGGGCAGGCTGGAAAGAAGCAACCGATAAACTCGGGAATAAAGTACAATTGGTCGGAGATGATTTATTCGTAACCAATACCAAACGTTTGTCACAAGGAATTGAGCAAGGAATTGCAAACTCCATTTTGGTGAAAGTAAACCAGATCGGATCTCTGAGCGAAACGATCGAAGCGGTTCAAATGGCAACCAGAAACAGCTATACTTCGGTAATGTCACACAGAAGTGGTGAAACCGAAGATAATACGATTGCTGACCTGGCAGTTGCGTTGAATTGCGGCCAGATCAAAACAGGTTCTGCTTCCAGAAGCGACCGTATGGCAAAATACAATCAATTGTTAAGAATAGAAGAAGAGTTGGGAGAAACTGCCTACTATCCGGGTAAGAACTTTCGATTTTTATAA
- a CDS encoding gliding motility-associated C-terminal domain-containing protein → MKNILLIICFFAGITAIAQPNDCNEAIPGCNAPPFGIAPPNPSTNVVDFGTGTVSNPSSNPQGVNSGCLLSGETSSTFITINVVTSGTLQWSLIGLNPNGTPSNSGCFDWIMWPDMQNSTMDGCTGINGNTLPPVACNWNGMCNGNTGMSTPANYPPGASNTSYQPPLTVTAGQTFILCLSNYSSTSQTVNLSFFGTAQVACSASAPDQTICLGNTANVTVAAPGFINPVFTWLTTTGVANPNAGTTTVTPTVTTTYTVAVEDAGTNPPTRDTAIFTITVVNPPAPNAGPDQTVCLGQPFQLSGTVGSSTNTANWQAIVPPGMTPAATASFSPNFSSMNPTVTVNQPGTYKFVLRETSPVCGIMRDTVVVTVSQLQLSTTVTNPVCNGSSDGTITITSAGASQYSFNNGATWQTSNTLGGFAAGTYTVCAKNTLGCQKCATATLTNPPLITMSVSNDTIICQNGTASLWALATGGTGAATYSYHWDHSPALTETTQVSPLTDTYYPVQAESNLGCWSNKDSIYVTMNPVLSATMTTDAFTCPGYEDSLTVFASGGIGAPYTMTWSTGQVDVGTQSTLKDSPMTTTTYSVTINDVCETTPVTISGIINAYPVPVPQISIDMNPLCEPAVFVVRNATDPSLSQSTIWRISNGDEFMDVDSLSTSEMMHGTYDVQLIVTSPDGCIDSTTFTDTLVVMQTPVADFKWSPDPITMFNTQVLFSQYSLYADSYEWSFPGATPNNSTNEDQSVLYPDGQTGTYYVTLIAKSYLGCADTVTKPVVILPEVILYAPNTFTPDGDEFNQTWRVHIEGVDEFDFELQIFNRWGEVIWESHDVNAAWDGTYNGQPVPQGTYTWLIRTREVISDKKYTWNGLINLIK, encoded by the coding sequence ATGAAAAATATTCTACTAATTATCTGTTTTTTTGCTGGTATTACTGCAATTGCACAGCCAAACGATTGTAACGAAGCAATTCCGGGGTGTAACGCTCCGCCATTTGGAATTGCCCCTCCAAACCCTTCTACAAACGTAGTTGACTTTGGTACGGGAACAGTGTCGAACCCAAGTTCTAACCCACAGGGAGTAAACTCCGGATGTTTATTGTCCGGTGAAACGAGTTCTACATTTATCACCATTAATGTGGTAACATCCGGAACATTACAGTGGTCTTTGATCGGTTTGAACCCGAACGGAACGCCATCCAATTCCGGTTGTTTCGACTGGATCATGTGGCCGGATATGCAAAATAGTACTATGGACGGTTGTACGGGAATCAATGGAAATACGTTACCTCCGGTTGCTTGTAACTGGAACGGGATGTGTAACGGGAATACCGGTATGTCAACTCCTGCGAATTATCCTCCGGGAGCTTCCAATACGAGTTACCAACCGCCATTAACGGTTACTGCAGGACAAACATTCATTTTGTGTTTGTCGAACTACAGTTCAACCAGCCAAACAGTAAACTTAAGCTTCTTCGGTACAGCACAGGTTGCATGTAGTGCGTCCGCTCCGGATCAAACAATTTGTCTGGGAAATACCGCAAACGTAACAGTTGCTGCGCCTGGATTTATCAACCCGGTTTTCACCTGGTTAACAACAACAGGAGTAGCGAATCCGAATGCGGGAACAACAACAGTGACTCCAACGGTTACAACAACTTATACGGTTGCTGTTGAGGACGCAGGAACAAATCCTCCAACTCGTGATACTGCTATATTTACAATTACAGTAGTAAACCCGCCGGCACCGAATGCCGGTCCCGATCAAACAGTTTGTCTGGGCCAGCCCTTCCAATTGAGTGGAACTGTTGGTAGTTCTACGAATACTGCAAACTGGCAGGCAATCGTACCTCCGGGTATGACACCGGCTGCAACAGCATCTTTCTCACCGAACTTCAGTTCCATGAACCCAACTGTAACAGTGAACCAACCGGGAACATACAAGTTTGTTCTGAGAGAGACGAGTCCTGTTTGTGGTATCATGAGAGATACAGTTGTAGTTACGGTTTCACAGCTGCAACTGAGCACAACTGTTACAAACCCGGTTTGTAATGGTTCAAGTGACGGTACCATTACGATTACAAGTGCAGGAGCAAGCCAGTATAGCTTCAACAACGGAGCAACCTGGCAGACATCCAATACACTTGGAGGTTTTGCGGCAGGAACTTATACGGTTTGTGCGAAAAATACACTGGGTTGTCAGAAATGTGCTACAGCAACTTTGACAAATCCGCCTTTGATTACCATGTCTGTTTCAAACGATACGATTATTTGTCAAAACGGTACGGCTTCTCTTTGGGCTTTGGCTACAGGAGGAACCGGAGCAGCAACTTATTCTTACCATTGGGACCACAGTCCGGCTTTGACAGAGACCACCCAGGTAAGTCCTCTTACAGATACTTACTATCCGGTTCAGGCTGAAAGTAACCTTGGTTGCTGGTCTAATAAGGATTCCATTTATGTAACAATGAATCCTGTGTTGAGTGCAACCATGACAACAGATGCATTTACTTGTCCGGGATACGAAGATTCTTTAACGGTATTTGCTTCAGGAGGTATCGGTGCACCGTATACCATGACGTGGTCAACCGGTCAGGTGGATGTGGGAACACAAAGTACCCTGAAAGATTCTCCGATGACGACTACGACTTACAGTGTTACTATCAATGATGTTTGTGAAACAACACCGGTAACTATTTCCGGTATTATCAATGCATATCCGGTACCTGTTCCGCAAATCTCCATTGACATGAATCCTTTGTGCGAACCTGCTGTTTTTGTGGTAAGAAATGCCACGGATCCGTCATTGTCACAAAGTACCATATGGAGAATCAGTAACGGTGATGAATTCATGGATGTTGATTCCCTGAGTACTTCAGAAATGATGCATGGTACCTATGATGTTCAGTTAATTGTGACTTCTCCGGATGGATGTATCGATTCAACAACGTTTACAGATACGCTGGTTGTTATGCAGACTCCGGTCGCAGATTTCAAATGGAGCCCGGACCCGATCACGATGTTCAATACGCAGGTATTGTTCTCGCAGTATTCCTTATATGCTGATTCATATGAATGGAGCTTCCCGGGTGCAACACCGAACAATTCCACGAACGAAGATCAATCGGTGCTTTACCCGGACGGGCAAACAGGAACTTATTATGTAACCCTGATTGCGAAATCTTACCTGGGTTGTGCAGATACGGTAACAAAACCGGTGGTAATTCTTCCGGAAGTAATCCTTTATGCTCCGAACACCTTTACTCCGGATGGAGATGAGTTCAACCAAACCTGGAGAGTTCATATCGAAGGAGTAGACGAATTTGATTTCGAACTTCAGATCTTCAACCGATGGGGAGAAGTTATCTGGGAATCACACGACGTGAATGCAGCATGGGATGGAACTTATAACGGTCAGCCGGTTCCTCAGGGAACTTATACCTGGCTGATTCGAACCAGGGAAGTTATTTCCGATAAAAAATATACCTGGAACGGATTGATCAACTTGATTAAATAA